DNA sequence from the Oncorhynchus keta strain PuntledgeMale-10-30-2019 chromosome 1, Oket_V2, whole genome shotgun sequence genome:
tttattccttgtgttagtgaaaaaaaaaaaatattatttttaaattctgcattgttgggaaaggttcgtaagcaagcatttcagtGTAGtcaacaccagttgtattcggcgcatgtcaTGAATACAATTAGATGTGTTGCTATAGGAATGGATTGTTATTGTTCCTAGGGCAGACTGCTTGTGTTAAGACAGCTGCTTCCTGTATAGGAGGCATGACACCACACGGACATCATACTGATGActaacatgaacacacactgtactgtatacaCCTTCCAATCACAAAAAAAGTATACACAAATCTCAGTGCCCAAACGCTGAGTACTGGGCTTCCTATTGAAGATCGGACCATCATTATATCAAACCAACTATATCTCCTGTATCTCACTCTGGAGAGACAGATGACCTGACAGAGCAAGTCAAGTTCTCCACGCATCAACATTCTCCTCACCACCAATGAAATACAGCAAAAATACAGCATTACAGAAGAGGCAGATAAACAGAGTACACACAGCAAACGCATAACAGCTGGTCTATGTCACATCCACCCCACCTGAGAGAACCATGTACATTTTAATCTATCCAGTCCCATGTAACCTTCAAGTGTCAAGCGAGCAGAGATAGAGGAAATGAGAGTGTAACAAGTGGAAAAGCAGGTTAAAAGGGGCAGTGCTGGTTAAACGGGCTACACAGGTTCAACCATTGGGCTCTGCTTCAGAGGCACAGCTTGGTGCTGGACAGGTGAGTGGACAGACACAGCTTGTCGTGACCAGAGAACACGAGGAGAAAGCAATCAGCTTGGAAGTAGGAACGCCCCATCCAATAATGTCGGTCCCGGTAGCCCTGTGTGTTCTCCTGGCTGGAACCCTGTCCCTCGTTGAAGGGGACGTGCTGGCCAACTTCGAAGACATCCCGGAGTGTGTTGAGTATTTCTACCAGGGGAAGGTACCGGGCTGGGGGGCTGCCACCCCCGGCGCTGCCCGCCTGTGCCAGCgcttctacaacaggtaccactttGCCACGCTGTACGACACCAACCACCGCATTGCTGTGTATTCAGCCTACCGCTTCCAGCCCAGCAACGGAGGAGGCAGGGAGAAGCGCTGGTTTGTGGAGCCACAGGTGGGTCATGAGAACAGGGCAGATGTGTCTGTGGCTAGAAACAGGCCTGCCATAGGACGGTCTCAACAACTCACATCCATAACTCCTATGTTGGTGACCCAAATTCAAAAACGGCAGATTGTTGCCAAAATAAATTGGGGAACATTTTTTATTAGATGCCTAAAAAGTTGAGAAAGATCAATGATATTTTAGGTTTTGAATTGATCTGAAGCTTGGGGTTGTAACAGCAGTTTACTTTCCCTCCCAGCTCGTGAACCTTACGTGGGGTGCAGAGATGAAGGATGGGTACTGGCTGGGGAAAGATCACCCTGGGGTTTACCTGGGCGAGAGACAGGCACTCAATGAGGACTACACCCACTCTGGCTTCGACCGCGGCCATCTCAACCCCAATGGACACCATGCAGGTAGTCTCCTCCACAATACCGGCTCTGCTTTGAACAGATTTAATGCAACAACATTTCAATACCAATGTTGTTAGGATTCTTAGAATTGTTTCTTAGTTCAGTGTGGACTACTGTGATGGTCGAC
Encoded proteins:
- the si:dkey-243k1.3 gene encoding endonuclease domain-containing 1 protein-like, with translation MSVPVALCVLLAGTLSLVEGDVLANFEDIPECVEYFYQGKVPGWGAATPGAARLCQRFYNRYHFATLYDTNHRIAVYSAYRFQPSNGGGREKRWFVEPQLVNLTWGAEMKDGYWLGKDHPGVYLGERQALNEDYTHSGFDRGHLNPNGHHAVPSRNATFTLTNVVPQNPKLNQNAWARHESQLTDLFKAQCAQAYVLVGAIPSTDNWIVKDNVRRVNIPEYIWNAYCCVDNNGEPVRSGGATALNTEQNRVDQRSLLELNGFLQQYSNAPVGELFHNNCQAVPEE